One part of the Raphanus sativus cultivar WK10039 chromosome 7, ASM80110v3, whole genome shotgun sequence genome encodes these proteins:
- the LOC108816558 gene encoding cystathionine gamma-synthase 1, chloroplastic-like: MEDEKKLEPSFLSSDESLAVHAGERLGREKVTNSITTPVVNTVTFFYKNTSELIDSKEKKIVRQEYTRYGSPTNMVLEEKISALEGAESTLVMASGMCASTVMLLALVPKGGHIVTTTDCYKETRMFIETFLPKMGITVTLIGITDIAGLEAVVNNHQVSLFFIESPTNPFLRCMDIKLVSEICHKQGTLVCIDGTIATPMNQKALALGADLVIQSATKYIGGHNDVLAGCISGSMKLVSEIRIMHNLLGGTLSPNAAYLLIRGIKTMHLRVKQQNSTALRMAHVLEAHPKVSRVYYPGLPSHPEHHIAKRQMTGFGGLVTFEIDGDLETTIKFIDSLKIPYIATSFGGCESIVATRNWDVPREERLKYGLKDNLVRFSFGIEDFEDLKADILQALETIPVKASSFSNQNGAVSDKN, from the exons ATGGAAGATGAGAAAAAGTTGGAACCCTCGTTCTTGAGCTCCGATGAGAGTCTGGCTGTTCATGCTG GTGAAAGATTAGGTCGTGAAAAAGTCACGAATTCTATAACGACCCCTGTTGTCAACACAGTGACCTTCTTCTACAAGAATACTTCCGAGCTTATCGACTCCAAG GAGAAAAAGATTGTACGTCAAGAGTATACTCGTTATGGAAGTCCAACGAATATGGTACTCGAAGAGAAGATTAG TGCACTTGAAGGTGCTGAATCAACTTTGGTTATGGCTTCTGGTATGTGTGCAAGTACCGTTATGCTTTTGGCACTTGTTCCAAAAGGTGGACATATTGTCACAACTACAGATTGTTACAAGGAGACAAGGATGTTCATTGAGACTTTTCTTCCCAAAATGGGTATCACT GTGACTCTGATTGGCATTACTGACATCGCGGGGCTTGAGGCCGTAGTAAATAACCATCAG GTGTCTTTGTTCTTTATCGAGTCCCCAACAAACCCGTTTCTTCGATGTATGGACATTAAGTTAGTTTCAGAAATATGTCACAAACAAGGAACGCTTGTCTGTATAGATGGTACTATTGCAACACCTATGAATCAAAAGGCACTTGCTTTGGGTGCTGATCTCGTTATCCAATCTGCTACTAAGTACATAGGGGGCCACAACGAT GTTCTTGCTGGATGCATATCTGGTTCAATGAAGTTGGTTTCCGAGATTCGCATTATGCACAATCTTTTGGGAGGCACGCTTAGTCCG AACGCTGCGTATTTACTCATCCGAGGCATCAAAACGATGCATCTCCGTGTAAAACAACAGAACTCAACCGCTTTAAGAATGGCCCATGTTTTAGAAGCACATCCCAag GTGAGTCGTGTTTACTACCCTGGCCTTCCAAGTCATCCCGAGCATCACATAGCCAAGCGACAAATGACTGGTTTTGGTGGTCTGGTCACTTTCGag attgatggagatctCGAGACTACGATCAAGTTCATAGATTCCCTCAAGATCCCTTACATTGCAACATCTTTTGGTGGATGCGAGAGCATCGTGGCCACAAGGAACTG GGATGTACCACGAGAAGAAAGACTCAAATATGGACTCAAAGACAACTTAGTTCGCTTCAGTTTTGGTATTGAAGACTTTGAGGACTTGAAGGCTGACATTCTTCAGGCTCTTGAAACCATACCCGTCAAAGCTTCATCGTTTTCCAACCAAAACGGTGCGGTTTCCGACAAAAACTAG